Proteins encoded within one genomic window of bacterium:
- a CDS encoding trimeric intracellular cation channel family protein → MDGFAVASLVGSVAFAISGVMAGARRKLDVVGIAIVALLAANGGGVIRDLLVNVPPRLLLDMRPIYLVLGAMVVVKLLKLHERTKVEERWYFVLSDAVGLVAFAITGALVGIDHELSPFGVVALAFITAVGGGILRDVLVNEVPALLSTGFYGIVAMLVAMAILTSEVLGLPQAISLPAIFAGGLILRLVAYSRKWGLPGF, encoded by the coding sequence ATGGACGGGTTTGCGGTGGCGTCGCTGGTGGGGAGCGTGGCGTTTGCCATCAGCGGGGTGATGGCGGGAGCGCGACGTAAGCTGGATGTGGTGGGGATTGCGATTGTGGCGTTGCTTGCTGCCAATGGCGGCGGAGTAATTCGCGATCTGCTGGTGAATGTTCCACCCAGGTTGTTGCTGGATATGCGCCCGATCTATCTGGTGCTGGGGGCCATGGTGGTGGTGAAACTGCTAAAGCTGCATGAACGCACCAAGGTGGAGGAGCGCTGGTATTTTGTGCTGTCGGACGCGGTGGGGCTGGTGGCCTTTGCCATTACCGGCGCACTGGTGGGGATCGATCATGAATTGAGCCCGTTTGGCGTGGTGGCGCTGGCTTTTATTACTGCCGTGGGAGGTGGTATTTTGCGGGATGTGCTGGTGAATGAGGTGCCCGCGCTGCTTTCCACCGGGTTTTATGGCATTGTGGCCATGCTGGTGGCGATGGCGATATTGACGAGCGAAGTACTCGGCCTGCCGCAGGCCATCAGCCTGCCTGCTATTTTTGCCGGGGGGCTTATTCTGCGGCTGGTGGCCTACAGCCGCAAATGGGGGCTGCCGGGGTTTTAG
- a CDS encoding YebC/PmpR family DNA-binding transcriptional regulator, with the protein MAGHSQFKNIMHRKGKQDAVRGKIFTKVGREIVISVKTGSPDPASNPRLRNAIIAAREANMPKDRIEAAIKKAASASDAENYDEIRYEGYGPGGVAVLVMAATDNRNRTAPDVRAAFAKVGGNMGETGSVGFMFKHVGLVTYPIAKGSEDAMMEAAIEAGADNCEAAGEIYEFTCAVEDLASVRDALIAKLGEPSGAKLTFQPVTMAPVNDEETAQKLMKMIDILEDLDDVQEVITNADIPDQIAAKLAA; encoded by the coding sequence ATGGCAGGTCATAGCCAGTTCAAGAACATCATGCACCGCAAAGGCAAACAGGATGCCGTGCGCGGAAAAATCTTCACCAAAGTCGGACGCGAGATTGTGATCTCCGTCAAAACCGGCTCGCCGGACCCCGCCTCCAACCCGCGCCTGCGCAACGCCATCATTGCGGCGCGTGAGGCCAACATGCCCAAGGACCGCATCGAGGCCGCTATCAAAAAAGCCGCCAGCGCCAGCGATGCCGAGAATTACGACGAGATCCGCTACGAAGGCTACGGCCCCGGCGGCGTGGCCGTGCTGGTGATGGCCGCCACCGACAACCGCAACCGCACCGCGCCGGATGTACGCGCGGCCTTCGCGAAGGTCGGCGGCAATATGGGCGAGACGGGCAGCGTCGGCTTCATGTTCAAGCATGTCGGCCTGGTGACCTATCCCATCGCCAAAGGCAGCGAAGATGCCATGATGGAAGCCGCCATCGAGGCCGGCGCGGACAATTGCGAAGCCGCGGGCGAAATCTACGAATTCACCTGCGCGGTGGAAGACCTCGCCTCCGTGCGCGATGCGCTGATCGCCAAACTCGGCGAACCGAGCGGCGCCAAGCTCACCTTCCAGCCGGTCACCATGGCTCCGGTGAATGACGAGGAAACCGCGCAGAAACTGATGAAGATGATCGACATCCTCGAAGACCTCGACGATGTTCAGGAAGTCATCACCAACGCCGACATCCCCGACCAGATCGCCGCCAAGCTGGCCGCCTGA